In one Melospiza melodia melodia isolate bMelMel2 chromosome 5, bMelMel2.pri, whole genome shotgun sequence genomic region, the following are encoded:
- the NKX6-1 gene encoding homeobox protein Nkx-6.1, with the protein MLALGQMDGAPRQGAFLLGSPPLAALHSMAEMKAPLYPAYPLPAGPASSSSASASPASASPSPPLGSPGLKAPAASAAAAGGLSALGTAPPQLSAATPHGINDILSRPSMPLPGAALASASPSASSAAPAGLLAGLPRFGSLSPPPPPPPALYFSPGAAAAAAAVAAGRYPKPLAELPGRTPIFWPGVMQSPPWRDARLACAPHQGSILLDKDGKRKHTRPTFSGQQIFALEKTFEQTKYLAGPERARLAYSLGMTESQVKVWFQNRRTKWRKKHAAEMATAKKKQDSETERLKGASENEEEDDDYNKPLDPNSDDEKITQLLKKHKPGGGGLLLHPSEGEASV; encoded by the exons ATGCTGGCGCTGGGGCAGATGGACGGCGCGCCCCGGCAGGGCGCCTTCCTGCTGGGCAGCCCGCCGCTGGCCGCCCTGCACAGCATGGCCGAGATGAAGGCACCGCTGTACCCCGCGTACCCCCTGCCCGCCGggcccgcctcctcctcctccgcctccgCCTCGCCCGCCTCCGCCTCGCCCTCGCCGCCGCTCGGCTCCCCGGGCCTCAAGGcgcccgccgcctccgccgccgccgcgggcggGCTCTCGGCGCTGGGCACGGCCCCGCCGCAGCTCTCGGCCGCCACCCCGCACGGCATCAACGACATCCTCAGCCGGCCCTCCATGCCCCTGCCGGGCGCCGCGCTCGCCTCCGCCTCGCCCTCCGCTTCCTCGGCGGCGCCCGccgggctgctggccgggctgccccgcttcggcagcctcagccctccgccgccgccaccgcccgccCTCTACTTCAGCcctggcgccgccgccgccgcggccgccgtGGCCGCCGGGCGCTACCCCAAGCCGCTGGCCGAGCTGCCCGGCCGGACGCCCATCTTCTGGCCGGGGGTGATGCAGAGCCCGCCGTGGAGGGACGCCCGCCTCGCCTGCGCCCCCC ATCAAGGCTCAATTTTGCTGGATAAGGACGGGAAGAGAAAACATACAAGACCCACTTTTTCTGGCCAGCAGATTTTCGCTCTGGAAAAGACTTTTGAACAGACGAAATACCTGGCGGGCCCGGAGCGAGCCCGGCTGGCGTATTCCCTGGGGATGACGGAGAGCCAAGTAAAG GTCTGGTTCCAGAACCGACGGACCAAGTGGCGGAAGAAGCACGCGGCGGAGATGGCGACGGCAAAGAAGAAGCAGGACTCGGAGACGGAGCGGCTGAAGGGCGCCTCGgagaacgaggaggaggacgatgaCTACAACAAGCCCCTGGACCCCAATTCGGACGATGAGAAGATCACGCAGCTCCTGAAGAAACACAAGCCGGGGGGCGGCGGGCTGCTGCTGCATCCCTCGGAGGGGGAGGCCTCCGTCTAG